Proteins encoded together in one Candidatus Falkowbacteria bacterium window:
- the der gene encoding ribosome biogenesis GTPase Der produces the protein MKEIKPQFPVIALIGRTNVGKSTIFNRLTENKQAIVSNIPGTTRDKRYGNCLWLGKTITLTDTAGLDVDSGTEIDKKAIDLAKKSITESDLNLLIVDSKHGLLPQDKEYAKLIKKSGKPVFLVINKVDSNKQMDGLGEFQKLAIKTIHPISAKTGAGTGDLLDDILKSVDHLKHPGNEETSSKNADRTIRIALIGKPNVGKSSLLNKIVGAEKSIVSSVPHTTRDSQDATIGYDPTQGIEGSAESLPDAPAGQYLLTFTDTAGIIKKRKVANKFQEMSIDQSIGSLKRSDIVLLLFDADQPITMQDKTLTQAISDNYKSIIFVVNKWDLVEEKSTHSDKDYIAYLDRSIPFLTWAPVIFISAKTGFKVQRLLDIIIQTYEKQNTTFEQTEIDEFLRSLLKKKVPPRSKGTKPPFIHTMKQTQINPLGFEFVANQSKAINYAYRRFIKKELRKKFNLGGCSIKLDFIEKVHVHGQDGRGPDSKKYGKR, from the coding sequence ATGAAAGAAATAAAACCACAATTTCCTGTAATAGCGCTAATTGGTCGAACCAATGTTGGAAAATCGACCATTTTTAATCGTTTGACAGAAAACAAACAAGCAATAGTTTCAAACATCCCAGGTACCACCCGTGATAAACGTTATGGTAACTGTTTGTGGTTAGGAAAAACCATAACCTTAACTGATACAGCCGGTCTTGATGTTGACTCTGGAACAGAAATAGATAAAAAAGCAATTGACCTGGCAAAAAAATCTATTACAGAATCAGACTTAAATCTACTAATTGTTGATTCAAAACATGGTCTACTTCCACAAGACAAAGAATACGCCAAGTTGATCAAAAAGTCCGGCAAGCCAGTTTTCTTAGTAATTAACAAAGTCGATTCAAATAAACAAATGGACGGTTTGGGCGAATTTCAAAAGCTAGCAATAAAAACTATTCATCCTATTTCTGCAAAAACAGGGGCTGGAACTGGTGATCTTCTAGATGATATCTTAAAAAGCGTTGACCACCTAAAACATCCAGGAAACGAAGAGACTTCATCAAAAAATGCAGATCGAACAATAAGAATTGCTCTTATTGGAAAACCTAACGTAGGAAAATCTTCGCTTTTGAATAAAATTGTGGGTGCTGAAAAATCGATTGTTTCTTCTGTTCCGCACACCACTCGCGATAGCCAAGATGCAACCATTGGCTACGACCCAACACAAGGAATAGAAGGTTCAGCTGAATCACTCCCAGACGCCCCTGCCGGCCAATACCTACTCACCTTCACTGACACAGCTGGAATTATTAAAAAAAGAAAAGTCGCTAATAAATTTCAAGAAATGAGCATTGATCAAAGTATTGGCAGTCTCAAACGTAGCGACATTGTCCTTCTTTTATTTGACGCGGACCAACCAATCACTATGCAGGACAAAACCCTGACTCAAGCAATTTCTGATAATTATAAATCCATAATTTTCGTGGTCAACAAGTGGGATTTGGTAGAAGAAAAGTCCACTCATAGTGACAAAGATTATATTGCATACTTAGACCGAAGTATTCCTTTCTTGACTTGGGCACCCGTAATTTTCATATCTGCCAAAACGGGATTTAAAGTTCAACGATTACTTGATATAATAATACAGACCTACGAAAAGCAAAATACTACTTTTGAACAAACTGAGATTGATGAGTTTTTGAGATCTTTGCTCAAGAAAAAAGTACCACCAAGAAGCAAAGGTACAAAACCTCCATTCATCCACACCATGAAACAAACTCAAATTAACCCACTTGGTTTTGAATTTGTTGCTAATCAGTCAAAAGCTATCAACTATGCCTACCGTCGCTTCATAAAAAAAGAATTAAGAAAAAAATTCAATCTTGGCGGTTGCAGTATCAAATTAGATTTCATAGAAAAAGTACATGTCCATGGACAAGATGGCCGAGGACCTGACTCAAAGAAATACGGTAAAAGATAA
- a CDS encoding aminoacyl-tRNA hydrolase translates to MKIITGLGNPGKKHQFTRHNIGFSVIEFLRDEWEQSANFSSWSDNKKFQARISEGNLNGEKIILAKPLTFMNNSGEAVSLLMNFYKVEPSDLIVIHDEIDLTFGNYKVQKDKSAAGHNGIKSIIEKIGSQNFTRVRVGVGKEDKSKQGDTARFVLNSFGFLEKFKLKDLKHKILEEFRNHLLS, encoded by the coding sequence ATGAAAATTATTACAGGTCTAGGTAACCCTGGAAAAAAACACCAATTCACTCGTCACAATATCGGGTTTTCCGTTATTGAATTTTTACGTGATGAATGGGAACAAAGCGCTAATTTCTCTAGCTGGAGTGATAATAAAAAATTTCAAGCTCGTATTTCCGAAGGAAACTTAAATGGTGAGAAAATAATCCTAGCCAAACCACTGACCTTCATGAATAATTCCGGAGAAGCTGTCAGTCTATTGATGAACTTTTATAAAGTTGAGCCAAGCGATCTGATTGTTATTCATGATGAGATTGATTTGACTTTTGGTAATTACAAGGTTCAAAAGGACAAATCTGCAGCCGGTCATAATGGCATTAAATCAATCATTGAAAAAATTGGTAGCCAGAATTTTACCCGCGTCAGAGTTGGCGTTGGTAAAGAAGACAAGAGCAAGCAAGGTGACACCGCTCGTTTCGTTTTGAACAGTTTCGGTTTCTTAGAAAAATTCAAACTTAAAGATTTGAAACACAAAATTCTTGAAGAATTTAGAAATCATTTACTTTCTTAA
- a CDS encoding LCP family protein has product MKTYNQKSDPMVDPRINLLNRADNQYPRGKRIFKVSKFILYLFIVLVLAFVVFSYQVLFTNNSVNDIFSGKINIFQQLNSLAGEGNQLQGESDDRINILLLGMGGAGHEGPYLTDTVILASIKPSTKQIGMVSIPRDLLTEIPGFGWWKINNANAFGEKQSPGNGGELVKQVVNQVFELPIHYYVRIDFAGFEKIIDDVGGIKVSVDTSFTDFQYPTLDYKYQVVSFEQGWQTMDGDAALKFARSRHGSNGEGSDFARSQRQQKILQAFKSRIFSYSFLLSPRKIKKFTSALAGHIRTDLEPWELVKLAKLAEKIDTENIITRVLDDSPGGFLYANIVNEAYVLQPKGDDFTQIQYVAKNIFKGQEILEQKKVITVEILNGTTIAGLASRNLQELKLVGYRVNKIGNSPKQNYTNTVVYKLSQKNAPEEEKFLASKYNTDIQKNNIPDWAINMAGLDLDFLIILGQDVAE; this is encoded by the coding sequence ATGAAAACATATAATCAAAAATCTGACCCAATGGTTGATCCACGTATAAACCTCCTAAACAGAGCTGATAACCAATATCCACGAGGCAAACGAATTTTCAAAGTAAGTAAGTTCATCCTTTACTTATTTATCGTTTTAGTCTTGGCTTTTGTGGTTTTCTCTTACCAAGTTTTGTTTACCAACAATAGCGTTAATGATATTTTTAGTGGGAAAATTAACATTTTTCAACAGCTAAATTCTTTGGCAGGCGAAGGGAATCAATTACAAGGAGAGTCCGATGATCGGATCAATATCTTACTTCTCGGTATGGGAGGTGCTGGGCATGAAGGACCCTATTTAACTGACACTGTTATTTTGGCCAGTATCAAACCGTCAACCAAACAAATTGGAATGGTCTCTATCCCCCGCGACCTACTAACAGAAATACCTGGCTTTGGTTGGTGGAAAATCAATAACGCTAATGCTTTTGGTGAAAAGCAAAGTCCTGGCAACGGAGGCGAACTTGTCAAGCAAGTGGTTAACCAAGTCTTTGAACTACCTATACATTATTACGTAAGAATAGACTTTGCTGGTTTTGAAAAAATTATTGATGACGTCGGAGGCATTAAGGTTTCTGTCGATACAAGTTTCACAGACTTTCAATATCCAACCTTAGACTATAAATACCAAGTTGTTTCATTTGAACAAGGGTGGCAAACCATGGACGGCGATGCAGCTTTAAAATTTGCACGATCTCGTCACGGCAGTAATGGAGAAGGCTCTGATTTCGCTCGTAGTCAGAGACAACAAAAAATACTTCAGGCTTTCAAAAGTAGAATTTTCTCATATAGCTTTCTTTTAAGTCCTAGAAAAATAAAAAAATTCACCAGCGCTTTAGCTGGTCACATTCGAACCGACCTAGAACCATGGGAACTGGTCAAACTTGCCAAACTGGCAGAAAAGATTGACACTGAAAATATTATTACCCGAGTACTAGATGACAGCCCTGGAGGATTTCTCTACGCCAACATTGTCAATGAAGCATATGTGCTACAACCAAAGGGTGATGATTTTACTCAAATTCAATATGTTGCAAAAAACATATTCAAAGGCCAAGAAATTTTGGAACAAAAAAAAGTAATCACAGTAGAAATCCTTAACGGCACCACAATAGCTGGACTGGCCTCTCGGAATTTACAAGAACTAAAATTGGTCGGTTATCGAGTAAATAAAATCGGTAACTCACCTAAACAAAATTATACAAACACCGTAGTTTATAAACTTTCTCAAAAAAATGCACCTGAAGAGGAAAAGTTTTTAGCCAGTAAATATAATACAGACATTCAAAAAAATAACATTCCTGACTGGGCAATAAATATGGCTGGCCTAGACCTTGACTTTTTAATAATTTTAGGGCAAGATGTAGCAGAGTAA
- the lepB gene encoding signal peptidase I: MGFVNKEYFGEKELTPTQKVLQFFWDLLKVVCVSLAIIIPVRYFLIQPFYVKGASMEPSFYDHEYLIIDEISYRFNDPSRGDIIVFKYPKDPSQYFIKRIIGLPGEVVDISDNRVYIHGADDNKQKFLLEENEYLPDENRTLDSRKWTLGPDEYYVMGDNREYSLDSRRFGPVDSSLIIGRVWFRGWPFWRFTTFPEVQYQ, translated from the coding sequence ATGGGTTTTGTTAATAAAGAGTATTTTGGAGAAAAAGAATTAACACCAACGCAAAAAGTTTTGCAGTTTTTTTGGGACTTGCTTAAAGTTGTTTGCGTATCATTGGCAATAATCATTCCAGTACGTTATTTTTTAATTCAACCATTTTACGTTAAGGGCGCTTCAATGGAACCAAGTTTTTATGATCATGAGTATTTGATCATTGACGAAATTAGTTATCGGTTTAATGACCCCAGTCGTGGCGATATTATTGTATTTAAGTATCCGAAGGATCCATCTCAGTATTTTATCAAGCGTATAATTGGCTTGCCTGGTGAAGTGGTAGATATTTCTGATAATCGAGTTTATATTCATGGCGCAGATGATAACAAACAAAAATTTTTATTAGAAGAAAATGAATATTTACCTGACGAAAACAGGACTTTAGATAGTCGGAAGTGGACTCTCGGTCCAGACGAATATTATGTGATGGGTGATAATCGAGAGTATAGTTTGGATTCTCGTCGATTTGGCCCAGTTGATAGTAGTTTAATTATTGGGAGAGTTTGGTTTAGAGGTTGGCCAT
- the dprA gene encoding DNA-protecting protein DprA, producing MNDLKYWLAFSQITRIGAQKIKLLKQHFPNMEQAWKASEFELREAGLERSVIAELSSRRSNINPDLELEKLNKEDIKIVTIDDPAYPILLKQTYSAPFLLYYKGDLANLHSQTVAVVGTRKMSTYGQQVTQKIVQELVSQDVIVVSGLALGVDALAHTTCVNERKITIAVLGSGLDRQNIYPATNRTLAENILQTNGLIVSEYPIGMMPLRHNFPARNRIISGLSLGTLVIEAGETSGALITAKFALEQNREVFAIPGQINHPMSIGTNNLIKQGAKLVQSAEDIFEELQIKELKQQHEAKQVIPDSAEEGAILKHLLTEPLHINELVKLSDLTTQEVNSTLMMLEMKGKVKNLGNNSYIANI from the coding sequence ATGAATGATTTAAAGTACTGGCTCGCCTTTTCTCAAATTACTCGCATTGGCGCGCAAAAAATAAAACTCTTAAAACAACACTTTCCCAACATGGAACAAGCCTGGAAAGCGTCAGAGTTTGAATTGCGCGAAGCTGGGCTTGAACGGTCAGTAATTGCCGAACTTTCTTCCCGACGCTCGAACATTAACCCAGATTTAGAATTAGAAAAATTAAATAAAGAAGATATCAAGATTGTAACTATTGATGATCCTGCCTATCCAATACTTTTAAAACAGACTTACAGTGCTCCATTTTTATTATATTACAAGGGTGACTTAGCCAACCTGCATAGTCAAACCGTAGCCGTTGTTGGCACTAGAAAAATGTCTACCTACGGTCAGCAAGTAACGCAAAAAATAGTCCAAGAATTAGTCAGCCAAGATGTTATAGTTGTTAGTGGTCTAGCTTTAGGCGTCGATGCTTTGGCACATACTACTTGCGTTAATGAACGAAAAATCACAATCGCCGTTCTAGGCTCAGGCTTGGACAGACAAAATATTTATCCAGCGACTAATCGAACTCTAGCAGAAAATATTTTACAAACCAATGGCTTGATTGTCTCTGAGTATCCTATTGGAATGATGCCACTCCGTCATAATTTCCCAGCGCGTAATCGAATTATTTCCGGCCTAAGTTTGGGAACTCTGGTTATTGAAGCTGGTGAAACATCAGGCGCATTGATTACTGCCAAGTTCGCATTAGAACAAAATCGTGAAGTGTTTGCCATTCCAGGACAAATTAATCACCCTATGTCCATTGGTACTAATAATCTGATTAAACAAGGTGCTAAGTTAGTTCAGTCCGCTGAAGATATTTTCGAAGAATTGCAAATCAAAGAACTAAAACAACAGCATGAAGCTAAACAAGTGATTCCTGATTCTGCAGAAGAAGGCGCAATTCTAAAACATTTACTAACTGAACCACTTCATATCAATGAGCTTGTAAAACTAAGCGATCTCACAACGCAGGAAGTAAATTCAACTTTGATGATGCTAGAAATGAAAGGAAAGGTAAAGAATTTAGGGAATAATAGTTATATAGCGAATATTTAA